A window of Ptychodera flava strain L36383 chromosome 1, AS_Pfla_20210202, whole genome shotgun sequence contains these coding sequences:
- the LOC139138674 gene encoding malonyl-[acyl-carrier protein] O-methyltransferase-like isoform X1 gives MNFSTDTGIKYAELRKNQLDTCWQWLSSGLDWGPDDVVLDIGCGTGAYTKLLVDRGNIKSITGYDKSRDFIDVARQVNFEDGKTTYEVADATDTSTLKPEWKSAFTKAISIGVFQFIEDKKAFFKNVYMCLKPGGHLLMRFQHFNALGTGTLEIMKQYMSDHPKWKPLTKDYTYDIDVALLFRGTRNQLERLVIECGFSEVNVEEGGRYLYGNHNKEEFKNMIEVLFGQIQHIPPDRKQEFIEDAYQKLVEINHRDEKDRLCIKGLFWFLTAKK, from the exons ATGAACTTCTCCACCGATACTGGAATCAAATATGCGGAGCTACGCAAGAATCAGTTGGACACTTGTTGGCAGTGGCTGTCGTCAGGTTTGGACTGGGGTCCTGATGACGTGGTCCTGGACATAGGCTGTGGAACGGGGGCCTACACAAAGCTTCTTGTGGACCGGGGAAATATTAAATCGATAACAG GTTATGACAAAAGTAGAGACTTTATCGACGTTGCAAGACAGGTCAACTTCGAAGACGGGAAAACTACCTATGAAGTAGCAGACGCAACCGATACTTCGACTCTGAAACCAGAATGGAAGAGTGCCTTCACTAAAGCCATATCGATTGGAGTGTTCCAGTTCATTGAGGACAAGAAAGCTTTCTTCAAAAATGTCTACATGTGCCTGAAACCAGGTGGGCACCTTTTGATGAGATTTCAGCATTTTAATGCGCTTGGAACTGGAACTCTTGAAATAATGAAACAGTACATGTCAGACCATCCAAAGTGGAAACCATTGACTAAG GATTATACTTATGATATTGATGTCGCATTGTTGTTTCGAGGAACCAGAAATCAACTGGAACGGCTTGTTATAGAGTGTGGATTTTCCGAAGTTAATGTCGAAGAAGGGGGCAGATATTTGTATGGAAACCACAATAAAGAGGAATTCAAGA ACATGATTGAGGTCCTGTTTGGACAAATCCAACACATACCACCCGACAGAAAGCAAGAATTTATCGAGGACGCATATCAGAAGCTTGTTGAAATCAACCATAGAGACGAAAAAGACAGACTGTGCATCAAAGGTCTGTTCTGGTTTCTCACcgccaaaaaataa
- the LOC139140418 gene encoding trans-aconitate 2-methyltransferase-like: MDPSKEAADIYENVVRKGQLDGAWGFLSKAVTWTQDDVVLDVGCGTGSFTKLIPERGGVKSIIGYDISPEFIETAKRENYIEGKTFYHVADGEDSNTFPPEWKNAFDKAVCFAVFRFIRNKKAFLENVSDCLKPGGKFIFRFQHRNVEGTMTALFKRLNEHPKWKGQLQGYKFADDLYYKGSADELRQLMTECGFCDAKVQEKLMSFYANLDEAGHKAYIQVQTPHLKHIPEDKKAEFIDDAYEILKDIAPRNDDGKLVWQGPTMIVIATK, encoded by the exons ATGGACCCCTCGAAAGAAGCGGCTGACATATACGAGAATGTGGTGCGCAAGGGCCAACTCGACGGAGCTTGGGGGTTCCTCTCCAAGGCGGTGACCTGGACCCAGGACGATGTCGTTCTCGATGTTGGTTGTGGTACCGGATCATTTACAAAACTGATACCAGAACGAGGTGGCGTCAAATCTATCATAG GGTATGATATCTCGCCTGAGTTTATCGAGACAGCGAAGAGAGAGAACTACATCGAAGGCAAGACTTTCTATCACGTGGCAGACGGTGAAGACAGCAATACTTTCCCGCCAGAATGGAAAAATGCCTTCGATAAAGCCGTGTGCTTCGCTGTGTTCCGATTCATCCGGAACAAGAAGGCATTCTTGGAAAACGTCAGCGACTGTCTCAAACCAGGAGGGAAATTCATTTTTCGATTTCAGCATCGAAACGTGGAAGGCACCATGACAGCACTGTTCAAACGACTCAACGAACATCCGAAATGGAAAGGCCAACTCCAG GGTTACAAGTTCGCAGACGACCTGTACTACAAAGGCAGCGCAGACGAGCTGCGCCAGTTGATGACGGAGTGTGGATTTTGCGACGCGAAGGTACAAGAAAAACTCATGTCGTTTTATGCAAATCTGGACGAAGCAGGCCACAAGG CTTATATTCAAGTGCAAACTCCACATCTTAAGCACATCCCAGAAGACAAGAAAGCTGAGTTCATCGACGACGCCTACGAGATCCTGAAGGACATAGCACCGAGGAATGATGACGGGAAGCTAGTGTGGCAAGGACCAACCATGATAGTTATCGCTACGAAATAG
- the LOC139138674 gene encoding uncharacterized protein isoform X2 yields MNFSTDTGIKYAELRKNQLDTCWQWLSSGLDWGPDDVVLDIGCGTGAYTKLLVDRGNIKSITGYDKSRDFIDVARQVNFEDGKTTYEVADATDTSTLKPEWKSAFTKAISIGVFQFIEDKKAFFKNVYMCLKPGTRNQLERLVIECGFSEVNVEEGGRYLYGNHNKEEFKNMIEVLFGQIQHIPPDRKQEFIEDAYQKLVEINHRDEKDRLCIKGLFWFLTAKK; encoded by the exons ATGAACTTCTCCACCGATACTGGAATCAAATATGCGGAGCTACGCAAGAATCAGTTGGACACTTGTTGGCAGTGGCTGTCGTCAGGTTTGGACTGGGGTCCTGATGACGTGGTCCTGGACATAGGCTGTGGAACGGGGGCCTACACAAAGCTTCTTGTGGACCGGGGAAATATTAAATCGATAACAG GTTATGACAAAAGTAGAGACTTTATCGACGTTGCAAGACAGGTCAACTTCGAAGACGGGAAAACTACCTATGAAGTAGCAGACGCAACCGATACTTCGACTCTGAAACCAGAATGGAAGAGTGCCTTCACTAAAGCCATATCGATTGGAGTGTTCCAGTTCATTGAGGACAAGAAAGCTTTCTTCAAAAATGTCTACATGTGCCTGAAACCAG GAACCAGAAATCAACTGGAACGGCTTGTTATAGAGTGTGGATTTTCCGAAGTTAATGTCGAAGAAGGGGGCAGATATTTGTATGGAAACCACAATAAAGAGGAATTCAAGA ACATGATTGAGGTCCTGTTTGGACAAATCCAACACATACCACCCGACAGAAAGCAAGAATTTATCGAGGACGCATATCAGAAGCTTGTTGAAATCAACCATAGAGACGAAAAAGACAGACTGTGCATCAAAGGTCTGTTCTGGTTTCTCACcgccaaaaaataa
- the LOC139147429 gene encoding uncharacterized protein, which yields MTNVKNHQRCKAAVATLSDITLCYEVADATDASTLKPEWKSAFTKALSIAVFHFIDDKKAFFKNVCWCLKPGGHLLMRFHHGNAPGTFEIMKQYLSDHPKWKPLTEDYTYEIEAALLFRGTRNQLEQLVIECGFSKANIVERDGYLSGNQNEEEFKNLIEVLFGQIQHIPPDRKQEFVEDAYQKLVEINHRDEKDRLCIKCPFWFYTVADP from the exons ATGACAAATGTGAAGAATCATCAACGTTGCAAGGCAG ctgttgccactctgtctgatattactctgtgttaTGAAGTAGCTGACGCAACCGATGCTTCGACTCTGAAACCGGAATGGAAGAGTGCCTTCACCAAAGCCCTGTCAATTGCAGTGTTCCATTTCATAGACGACAAGAAAGCTTTCTTCAAAAATGTCTGCTGGTGCCTGAAACCAGGTGGACACCTTCTGATGAGATTCCATCATGGTAATGCGCCTGGAACTTTTGAAATAATGAAGCAGTACTTGTCAGACCATCCAAAGTGGAAACCATTGACTGAG GATTATACTTACGAAATTGAGGCCGCATTGTTGTTTCGAGGAACCAGGAATCAACTAGAACAGCTCGTTATTGAGTGCGGGTTTTCCAAGGCTAATATAGTAGAGAGGGACGGTTATTTGTCTGGAAACCAAAATGAAGAGGAATTCAAGa ACCTGATCGAGGTCCTGTTTGGACAAATCCAACACATACCACCCGACAGAAAGCAAGAATTTGTCGAGGACGCGTATCAGAAGCTTGTTGAAATCAACCATAGAGACGAGAAAGACAGACTGTGTATCAAATGTCCGTTCTGGTTTTATACCGTAGCAGATCCATAG